The Lolium perenne isolate Kyuss_39 chromosome 6, Kyuss_2.0, whole genome shotgun sequence genome segment ATTCTGATAAACATTCCCTGAATTGGGGGGTTAAAAGCAAGGCAGGCCAAGAAAAGTATATATGATCAAAGTCATGCGTTCTGGAGATGTTATTATCAAATCTCCCATTATTGCAGACCATCACAATTCAGCATGGTTCAGATAGCCAGCTGGCTAATGCAATACATGCAACCCTCGATCAGGTCAGGTACATACAACAGCAACTTTAGATGACACGACACTGCCAGAGCTCAAAGGAAGCTTAGTGTACAATCTCGCTCATCCATCGTATTTCTCCCTGTGAACCTCATCCAGGATCACAACAAGAGTCGCGATGAACACGTAGTCGACATGCGGAAACACAGTAACCACAAATGTGTCCCTGTCGAGCAGCACATTCGAAATAGTGAATTTACGGTTCATCTGCAGCAGCACATGATGGTTAAATTTATCAGCCAAATGTTTCATGAAGCTTCAAAACATGATGGTAATTAAGAAATCTGAACCAATTCTGGCACTTACTTGGGCTACCATTGTGGTGGAGTCGCCAAGATAAAAGGCGCAGGACCTGTCGAAGTAGTTGCCCTTGATCTTGAAGTCGCACACCTGCTGTGCGGTGTTCCCAGCCAGGAAGACATCCATCTCTGTCTTGAATTGGATCAACGAAGATTTCTTCACGCTGAAGAGCAGATCGCTTGTGCTTGAGCTGTCCCCTCTGAACACTTCCCATCTGTTGTGCATACTGAATACCTGATCATGTGATTGAAATAGCACTCCAGTTAACGACGTATTGCCATTCATTGTAGCGGCAGTGGTACTTGACTGAGATTGGATATTTTGTTTATAGAGTTGAACTGTTAAAAACTGGAGTACGCTACAACGGACTGAGAGTGCCACAAAATTAAATTCAGACTTTCTGAAGAAATATATACTCCCCGCGCTCAATTTTTCCGTATCCAAGCAGAAAAGCAGGCAGACCACGCTTGCCCTAAATAAAAGCAGGCAAATCAAACAGACCACGCTTGCTCTAAAAAAAAGCAGGCAACGCGCTTTCATTGCCTGGACTCCACGGCTCCTAATTTAGTCGTCCTTATCAAAACTACATTAATTTGATTTGAAGTGGCGACATAGACGATGCAGAGAAAGAAAATTACTCTCCTATTGTGTCCCAATCTGGTCCACTTCAACACTACATAATTTGCTGACGACTCGGTATAGAGATTGGGGGTTAGACTGAAACTGAATATGATTGTGCGAAGAAATTTCCTCTTCTCCGAAAGAAGGAACAAATCTGAGAATCAGTGCTCAGTCTTTTGAACGCATTCACATGTTAGCAGCATACACACAAACAAATAAACAGGCGATTTGGTAACAGAAAAGCATCTGAGTTTGATCTGGGTCTTCCAGTAACTCTACGGAAATTAGAGCATCGCGGGGCGGGGAAGAAGATAACACAAACTGGTACCTTCTCTTGCATGGACAGGATGGGCTGGCCGGCGGCGTCGAGGAGGACGCGGCGGTGGCGCATGCTGAAGATGGATCCCTTGACCTTGAGCACAAGAGCGCCGTTGGCGTCAGTGATGGCGAAGTCCCCGTCAGAGATGCTGAGGGCCTTCTTGGTCACGGTCAGCGGCACCACGTACGGCGCGCAAAACTGATGCCCCACGACCGGAAGCGGCGCCGGTGGGGCTGCTCCGCTCGCCGCCGGAAACGCCATCGATCGGGCTGGTATACTTTGAGCTCTTGTGGTGTGTGCGCTTGCTTTGGCGTGTTGTTCCGGACGGGACAGGGGAGAAACAGAAGATGGTGGATCCTTTTCTCTTCTGTAGCTTCGTATATGCCGCTTGCTGCTGGCCGCGAGTTCCCAGCCTGTGCAGTAGACCAAAAACAAATAGCGTGTGGGTCACCATACATATCCGCTTAACCCAACTAAAAACAGTGAATCTcaattcacaaaaaaaaacagagaATTTCACCTTGTGGTGAAATCTGTGACATATAATATAATACTACCTCCGTCTATAAAAGGCTGTCGGAAGATtcatctaaatttggatgtatcttgtACTAAAAAGTGTCTAcatatatttaaatttagataaacttTCGACATCCTTTTATGAACAGAGGTAGTATTTATATTATACAAAGACCTTGCAGCTTTGCTGCACCGACCTTTTGTCTATCCGTTTTCATTTCCCCGTGTGACGTGCTTTAGGTCTGTCATTTTATTAGGTGATTTTGCAGGTGCCTCATTTTTGTTTCGCGAAATAGTTCAAGAGCTGACATGTCACCGAGGCATCCAGATCTAGGCATTGTGTCATGGCATAGAGCGACTTTGGATGCTCATCTCCCCGTTGTAGTGAGATATGCGATTTCCAAAACCACCCCGTCTTCCCACCTCACTCGCCAGTGATTCATGGTTTCCTTCGCCTCTGGTGGCCGATCTGGCAGCGGAAGGTTGGGGAAACCGCGGATCCCGGCTTTTACATAGTGTAGGGCTAGGTAGGGTTCCAGCCGGcagggccatggaggtggaggtgcTCTCGGTGCAGTGTTTGTTGCCGGCTCATAGGCAAACATATGGCAGTTGCACATATTTATTTACCGAAAATAACTTCGAAAAGCATTGCATGTGCATAATACCCTGATGTTTTGAGCTACATGGAGAGCAACCTTGCCAAGTAGTTAAAATTATCAATATCAAAGCCTTTTGTCCTAAGTAAGTTGGGTAGGCTAGA includes the following:
- the LOC127308379 gene encoding protein LURP-one-related 15 — protein: MAFPAASGAAPPAPLPVVGHQFCAPYVVPLTVTKKALSISDGDFAITDANGALVLKVKGSIFSMRHRRVLLDAAGQPILSMQEKVFSMHNRWEVFRGDSSSTSDLLFSVKKSSLIQFKTEMDVFLAGNTAQQVCDFKIKGNYFDRSCAFYLGDSTTMVAQMNRKFTISNVLLDRDTFVVTVFPHVDYVFIATLVVILDEVHREKYDG